Proteins encoded by one window of Monoglobus pectinilyticus:
- a CDS encoding stalk domain-containing protein, translated as MKKCNEYKKMLYMFLSIILLFTSITAIAAEDNIDITSGTYFQLGKYNDNPILWKAVVYDNENGILMVSDKILCYKNFDPIKEPIGKYEHCGSNFWEESTLRIWLNSTADIGKINWKYGKKPDKEHVRRYYMSEEGLDPYADSAGFLSNKNFSESEMSAIKTVSHWQALSENKKMLSTNGLNVPYYPEIVRAPGTHLEQIKYKYEISEMNKAYYGAMYRLYDTIFTLDESQLYELWSQFGTVEAEKAEGVLDPWYGIDNPIGKSPYQWYWLRTPDGDNGITVAASKEAYAVTNPTDNELGVRPAFYLNEDNMIIKSGIGTEEDPYILDGKGQENTAIFCNGKQVEFDQQPIEEDDRLLVPVRAIFEQLGAEVTYDDGDGVITANNGERTVVMQIDNPEMGNGTEVFTLDVAPKLVGDRTVVPLRAVSEAFDCRVDWVEELDRVVIDPPQPEDTDEGHYQNIWDIEIHGKGKKR; from the coding sequence ATGAAAAAGTGTAATGAATATAAAAAAATGTTATATATGTTTTTATCTATAATATTGTTATTTACATCTATTACTGCGATTGCTGCTGAAGATAATATAGATATAACATCTGGTACATATTTTCAATTAGGAAAATATAACGATAATCCAATACTTTGGAAAGCAGTGGTCTACGATAATGAAAATGGAATTTTAATGGTAAGCGATAAAATTTTGTGCTATAAAAATTTTGATCCAATTAAAGAACCTATTGGAAAGTATGAACATTGCGGAAGTAATTTTTGGGAGGAATCAACACTACGTATATGGTTAAATTCAACAGCTGATATTGGTAAAATTAACTGGAAATATGGAAAAAAGCCTGATAAGGAACATGTTAGAAGATACTATATGTCAGAAGAAGGCTTAGATCCGTATGCTGATTCTGCTGGATTTTTATCAAATAAAAATTTCTCAGAATCTGAAATGTCGGCAATAAAAACAGTAAGTCACTGGCAGGCTCTATCTGAAAACAAAAAAATGTTATCGACAAATGGCTTAAATGTTCCGTATTATCCTGAAATAGTGAGAGCGCCAGGTACTCATTTAGAACAAATTAAGTATAAATATGAGATATCAGAAATGAATAAGGCATATTATGGGGCGATGTATAGGTTATACGATACAATATTTACGCTTGATGAAAGTCAATTATATGAACTTTGGTCTCAGTTTGGTACTGTTGAAGCGGAAAAGGCAGAAGGAGTTTTAGATCCATGGTATGGTATTGATAATCCAATAGGAAAATCGCCTTATCAATGGTATTGGTTAAGAACACCCGATGGAGATAATGGTATTACCGTGGCTGCAAGCAAAGAGGCATATGCTGTAACTAATCCTACAGATAATGAATTAGGAGTAAGACCAGCATTTTATTTAAATGAGGATAATATGATAATCAAATCCGGAATCGGAACGGAAGAAGACCCATATATATTGGACGGAAAAGGACAAGAAAATACAGCAATTTTCTGTAACGGAAAACAAGTGGAATTTGATCAGCAGCCAATAGAGGAAGATGATAGATTGCTGGTTCCGGTAAGAGCAATATTTGAACAACTGGGTGCGGAAGTAACGTATGACGATGGAGATGGAGTTATAACAGCCAATAACGGTGAAAGAACAGTAGTAATGCAAATTGACAATCCTGAAATGGGTAATGGAACAGAAGTATTTACACTGGATGTAGCGCCAAAGTTAGTAGGAGATAGAACAGTAGTACCTCTGAGAGCAGTATCGGAAGCGTTTGACTGCAGAGTTGACTGGGTAGAAGAATTAGACAGAGTAGTAATAGACCCGCCACAGCCGGAAGACACTGACGAAGGACATTACCAAAATATATGGGATATAGAAATACACGGAAAAGGTAAAAAACGATAA
- a CDS encoding RCC1 domain-containing protein, which translates to MKRRIISLILAMSMLICMSNFGIVNSQGEENNDVDVSENVTLPEFEDKVTKQPVDTTPEPTELTFTQEPVETPESSKPQETIPSPALLDNNAGEEFSRQIEIKIATQDGIIVSNADVSVDEDHAVSDSNGIAHFDSIPEGKHILKVYAAGYRYKETVFVIPGNSKETYEHNTYLIQNESELMLLSDENDEETAYSEKVKKYSENFDYADGGGFNISYSRSVDGSVGTGVPVTQCNGYIYCFDSDATFAYNISNDSWSIYPVIPTYRAYAGVAAIGDIIYVIGGAGPNAAGNEVQAFNTNTKTWSQKSNMPQTGSYFNAHAVNGNIYIGGGIVSGNPAGSSPSDSSGEVSLYKYSPENDQWTIPVQKGEIHSLKGRVSTAANGRIYFTAGHDWYADQHSNDVYIYDTIDETWKRGEIRPSNSDNIGIFGGIFTNLGSCLYYQGGTSWFGGDDEGHKYTTEDRPCLYDPYYDSWMEFNLYDEKYKLDLVDYQSVTSYGSTIFIPENDNDSFRLKKVSVFNSYVNSPEMYRDHNIALGNSYILKVEDGKVMAKGKNDCGQLGNGTNIDSEDFTEVKAVWGNKRIAKAETRANTSYALTEDGVLYGWGDNSSAQLGDGTYVNKNVPVEILTGISDITAGVEHASALRQESSVSNYRIYSWGSNKEKQIDDESKVEYYDLPRGVDSGEIIEAGSYQSYRYNSLNGRKLYAWGKNDKGQLGGSMPNPFNYLNDYDNVKKIATGANHTAMICNDNQLYVFGDNTYGQLGRSLGENETYSSAPIRTGIYPENVFAGGNSTAYVLQGEVYQAGQVFDGNNASFKKVENTKNINEVAVGDKFSIGVDVNKTLWRWGSLTDDSSFELKSSKKYQKPLKSEYIYDFIDIDSQRAQTIGINSEGKLVAWGTGYYGDGTDKEVKHNAPHEIVLGDGVIPKSVERGKNFNLVLDTEGNVWGFGSNTNKPMGGTAGKYKVPTKISDISDVKQITAGDGFSIFLKNDGTLWGMGANNLGQLCQGNNTDSKVPVQITDKNNFTKVSAGDSFVAAIAGNEVYTWGEGTDGQLGNGTDSSANTPQKLQVSFDEPYEKFVDIKTSVNYCIALTNKGNVYSWGRNASGQLGHGDKVSRNIPAKVPGLSDIKSVFAENLQSFAIKNDGTVYAWGNGSNYQLGLNKTGTQQSPAVVTSLAGKEITEIVCGNGYSIALSRYGYMYSFGSNIDGCMPVYSEEAQKYSSIEIEDMRWLRKYMSDNIGNNITENISLPAKGPKGSKITWTSSHEGYISNTGEVHRPDAYGKDTDVTLTAAIGQYDDGEKARFDLTVLQDASIKPSTDVPIRSIGMEYDQMYPETAPDVYPEITAASMTVIDESKGIYQLTIRDDQYRCSEKAAPFFFWNARQGTFLPVDGCDDYRSVQFTVDPDALGKQIKVIVGIGDGLGYIDRKSILIQTSGSAETSVQAADSENIMTLAMENELTQEDISKDIEETGSAVTLAIGIDSSADMQKFDQGSTKRWASSVEGLIDSANKGTEIVLVDDTNYGYAKDAESAKNSLGLMMSKDYSGTTDAETMLARCEEALTEEESISTNGNKLITLFVQKITDKTALEEKVEELNNKGIAVYVMLLGGGYEGSREEIINCETELNLRLNVSELYGAFNNISQVMILSENETSVFSNGNIYNSDFRAGKHDFANVTANQFGASIASVLNIYGCLPAIASKIKGNTKSYNLFTEPDDVYNLTQGNAHEVKQSNAIAEYYQEMLGQYTNDNNITIKNADLSKYDVQQVIDKNLQYRFPVVVYKDNTASIITSKNSQGSYCINGTSSAISGTYNIIDTYSYLLSIANKTNIVNYVAEGEYLYDNIRFTKPYGYDKNDVEVYQKLDSGWGKTNVVEEQEWYVIPTPEPDLEIVRGVRTEFDGVVPNIYNANEKYKVKKYGDLQERTETWYYPYLFKATNIGAIGGDDQGKVNAIDPVTRAELFKILLESADVELENANPNAEYWARNYIRYMTQNIDIYAGKAIDDSYFYSEIPRDESAYIIKSVFMGAVEDTKVPNKLYTYSENMSCDQMSNWNSNKGLSDKWKINQYYLEAVRQLYCNKIMVGDGNSFNPKDTITRAEMCKSIMSCLFTLDEGLKNVRVVKDGEKTVYIMLYDSEMEPNQDYNLTISSRYMNDKGSEYQYTPEFFKNYFDMIGNKKVGFVISIRDVDFDQDTIGYNKFNQKYNQDITDERINSVISKTTDRVANIISNMKSGLTSANSGRSDKIQMPELYIGTPHLAHTGINDEVEFSTNPEKTTEQDLLDKYMYVTNVIYNNIASRFGEGNITGLYFGREDPDSMKDAYGNPTFAYKNRSQISEFIHRKNKSLFWIPYSTNETEWTNIAEAANTGKTLNTNEDLFDIVMMQPGLFYSNYEGGESGVESYNVELEPDNGYYNDQLRKVKDLYLSAANNQFYMCGVPYGQKITNTIISFEMEYDISLITGRIHNRERVKSAQKADNFMVTYNKYKDLINDANKSFAIYAGGPNEQNYSGIYNNEGNEILKNNNRHYFVNHPSFLASLDAEKTGNYDDPGSNMPYFSFYNGNINGVLNEYYAEDYNKLIYDMTCGLLYGETTFTQKCKNYLGWQ; encoded by the coding sequence GTGAAGCGAAGGATAATAAGTCTAATATTGGCAATGTCAATGTTAATATGTATGAGTAATTTTGGTATAGTAAATTCTCAGGGGGAAGAGAATAACGACGTTGATGTTTCTGAAAATGTAACGCTGCCGGAATTTGAGGATAAAGTTACAAAGCAACCGGTTGATACAACTCCGGAGCCTACAGAATTAACATTTACTCAGGAGCCGGTTGAAACGCCTGAAAGTTCCAAACCGCAGGAAACTATTCCTTCACCTGCGTTGCTGGATAATAATGCAGGTGAAGAATTTTCACGTCAGATAGAAATTAAGATTGCTACACAAGACGGAATAATTGTGTCGAATGCAGATGTATCAGTTGATGAAGATCATGCTGTTTCTGATTCGAATGGTATTGCACATTTTGACAGTATACCGGAGGGAAAGCATATCCTGAAAGTGTATGCTGCCGGATATAGATACAAAGAAACAGTATTTGTTATCCCTGGTAATAGTAAAGAGACGTATGAACATAATACATATTTGATACAAAATGAAAGTGAGTTAATGCTTCTGTCAGATGAAAATGATGAGGAGACTGCCTACAGCGAGAAAGTTAAAAAATATTCGGAAAATTTCGACTATGCAGATGGCGGTGGATTTAATATTTCATACAGCCGTTCTGTCGACGGAAGCGTAGGTACGGGAGTTCCTGTTACTCAGTGTAATGGATATATTTATTGTTTTGATTCAGACGCCACATTTGCATATAATATATCAAACGATAGTTGGTCAATTTATCCGGTGATTCCAACGTACAGAGCATATGCCGGAGTTGCAGCAATAGGTGATATAATATATGTAATTGGAGGGGCTGGTCCAAATGCGGCAGGCAACGAGGTTCAGGCTTTTAACACAAATACAAAAACATGGTCTCAAAAGTCAAACATGCCGCAGACAGGCTCATATTTTAACGCTCATGCTGTGAACGGAAATATTTACATTGGCGGAGGTATTGTGTCAGGAAATCCGGCAGGGAGCTCTCCGAGTGACTCCAGCGGAGAGGTTAGTCTATATAAATATTCACCTGAAAATGACCAGTGGACAATTCCTGTGCAGAAAGGCGAAATTCACTCTTTAAAGGGAAGAGTTTCAACAGCCGCTAACGGCAGGATTTATTTTACTGCCGGACATGATTGGTATGCTGATCAGCATTCAAATGATGTATATATTTATGATACTATAGATGAAACATGGAAAAGAGGCGAAATAAGACCCTCTAATTCAGATAATATCGGTATATTCGGCGGAATATTTACAAACTTAGGTAGTTGCCTGTATTATCAGGGCGGAACATCATGGTTTGGCGGTGACGATGAAGGACATAAATATACCACGGAGGACAGACCGTGTCTGTATGATCCATATTATGATTCATGGATGGAATTCAATTTATATGATGAGAAATATAAACTGGATTTGGTTGACTATCAGTCAGTAACATCATACGGGAGCACAATATTTATACCTGAAAATGACAATGATTCATTTCGTTTAAAAAAGGTTTCAGTATTTAATTCATATGTAAACTCACCGGAAATGTATAGAGACCATAATATAGCCCTTGGAAACAGTTATATACTTAAAGTTGAAGACGGAAAAGTGATGGCAAAAGGAAAAAATGACTGCGGACAGCTAGGCAACGGAACAAATATTGATTCTGAGGATTTTACAGAAGTTAAAGCAGTGTGGGGAAATAAAAGAATAGCAAAAGCAGAAACCCGTGCCAACACATCATATGCTTTGACAGAAGACGGAGTTTTGTATGGCTGGGGAGATAATTCAAGCGCACAGCTAGGAGACGGAACTTATGTTAATAAAAATGTACCTGTAGAAATTCTGACAGGAATATCTGATATTACAGCAGGAGTAGAACACGCTTCTGCGTTGAGACAGGAAAGTTCAGTTTCAAATTACAGAATATATTCCTGGGGTTCTAACAAAGAAAAGCAAATAGATGATGAAAGTAAGGTTGAATATTATGATTTGCCACGCGGAGTAGACAGTGGAGAAATTATAGAAGCCGGAAGTTATCAGTCATATAGGTATAATTCTCTTAATGGTAGAAAACTTTATGCTTGGGGCAAGAATGATAAAGGTCAGCTGGGCGGAAGTATGCCGAATCCCTTTAATTACTTAAATGATTATGACAACGTCAAAAAGATTGCAACCGGAGCTAATCATACGGCAATGATATGCAATGATAACCAGCTTTATGTTTTTGGTGATAATACATATGGCCAGCTGGGCAGAAGTTTAGGAGAAAATGAAACATACTCATCGGCCCCAATACGAACAGGAATATATCCTGAAAATGTTTTTGCCGGAGGAAACTCTACTGCATATGTTTTGCAGGGGGAAGTATACCAGGCAGGACAGGTGTTTGACGGAAATAACGCCTCGTTCAAAAAGGTTGAAAACACTAAAAATATAAATGAGGTTGCAGTCGGGGATAAGTTTTCTATAGGTGTTGATGTGAATAAAACATTATGGCGCTGGGGAAGCCTGACGGACGACAGCAGTTTTGAATTGAAATCTTCAAAAAAATACCAAAAGCCGCTTAAATCAGAATATATCTATGATTTTATTGATATAGACTCACAGCGAGCACAGACAATAGGAATAAACAGCGAAGGGAAATTAGTTGCTTGGGGCACAGGATATTATGGAGACGGAACAGATAAGGAAGTTAAACACAACGCGCCTCATGAAATAGTTTTAGGAGACGGCGTTATCCCAAAGTCAGTTGAGCGCGGGAAGAATTTTAATTTGGTGCTTGATACAGAGGGCAATGTATGGGGCTTTGGAAGTAATACTAATAAGCCTATGGGCGGCACGGCCGGTAAATATAAAGTGCCGACTAAAATATCAGATATATCAGATGTAAAGCAGATCACAGCAGGAGATGGGTTCAGTATTTTCCTAAAAAACGACGGAACACTTTGGGGGATGGGAGCCAATAATTTAGGACAGTTATGTCAGGGTAATAATACAGATTCAAAAGTCCCGGTTCAAATAACGGATAAAAATAATTTTACAAAAGTATCAGCCGGAGACAGCTTTGTTGCTGCAATTGCCGGAAATGAAGTATATACTTGGGGTGAAGGGACAGACGGACAGCTTGGAAACGGAACGGATAGTTCTGCAAACACTCCTCAAAAACTTCAGGTAAGCTTTGATGAGCCATACGAAAAATTTGTCGATATAAAAACCAGCGTCAATTATTGTATAGCTTTAACCAACAAAGGAAACGTATACAGCTGGGGCAGAAACGCATCAGGTCAGTTGGGGCATGGGGATAAAGTGAGCAGAAATATACCTGCAAAAGTACCGGGGCTTAGCGATATAAAATCAGTATTTGCTGAAAACTTGCAGAGCTTTGCAATAAAAAATGACGGAACAGTGTACGCGTGGGGAAATGGCTCTAACTATCAGCTCGGATTAAATAAGACTGGAACACAGCAGTCTCCGGCAGTTGTTACAAGTCTGGCAGGAAAAGAAATAACAGAAATAGTATGCGGAAACGGATACAGCATAGCGCTGAGCCGATATGGATATATGTATTCATTTGGTTCAAATATAGACGGCTGTATGCCGGTATATTCAGAAGAGGCGCAGAAGTATAGCTCAATAGAGATAGAGGATATGCGCTGGCTGAGAAAATATATGAGTGATAATATAGGAAACAATATAACCGAAAATATATCACTGCCGGCGAAGGGACCCAAAGGAAGCAAAATAACATGGACAAGCAGCCACGAGGGATACATAAGCAACACGGGAGAAGTGCACCGCCCGGACGCATACGGAAAAGATACAGATGTAACTCTAACGGCGGCAATAGGACAATACGATGACGGTGAGAAGGCAAGATTTGATTTAACGGTTCTGCAAGACGCGTCAATAAAACCGTCAACCGATGTGCCTATACGTTCTATAGGTATGGAATATGACCAGATGTATCCTGAAACAGCCCCGGACGTATATCCCGAAATAACAGCAGCGTCAATGACAGTTATAGATGAGAGCAAGGGAATATATCAACTTACCATACGAGACGACCAGTATAGATGTTCTGAAAAAGCGGCGCCATTCTTTTTCTGGAATGCAAGACAAGGAACATTCCTGCCTGTTGACGGATGCGACGATTATAGAAGCGTACAGTTTACAGTTGACCCGGACGCATTGGGTAAACAGATAAAAGTTATTGTTGGTATAGGAGATGGTTTGGGTTACATTGACAGAAAATCAATTCTTATTCAAACAAGCGGTTCTGCGGAGACAAGCGTCCAAGCGGCAGATTCAGAAAATATAATGACATTGGCAATGGAAAATGAGCTTACACAAGAAGACATAAGCAAGGATATAGAAGAGACAGGCTCGGCAGTGACATTGGCAATAGGAATTGATAGTTCAGCTGATATGCAGAAGTTTGACCAGGGTTCAACAAAAAGATGGGCAAGTTCAGTTGAAGGACTGATAGATTCGGCAAACAAAGGAACAGAAATAGTTTTAGTGGACGATACAAACTATGGATATGCAAAAGACGCAGAAAGCGCAAAGAATTCACTGGGACTAATGATGTCCAAGGACTATTCGGGAACAACAGACGCGGAAACTATGCTTGCACGATGCGAGGAAGCGCTAACCGAAGAGGAAAGTATATCCACAAATGGGAACAAATTGATAACTTTATTCGTCCAAAAAATAACAGATAAAACCGCATTGGAAGAAAAGGTTGAAGAACTGAATAATAAAGGAATAGCAGTATATGTAATGTTACTCGGCGGAGGATATGAAGGAAGCAGGGAAGAAATAATAAACTGTGAAACAGAGCTGAATCTGAGACTAAATGTATCAGAGCTGTACGGAGCCTTTAATAACATATCGCAGGTTATGATTCTTTCGGAGAATGAAACGTCCGTTTTTTCGAACGGTAATATATATAATAGCGACTTTAGAGCAGGAAAACATGATTTTGCTAATGTTACTGCCAACCAATTTGGTGCGTCAATTGCTTCTGTATTAAATATTTATGGATGCTTGCCGGCTATCGCTAGTAAAATCAAGGGAAATACTAAAAGCTATAACTTATTCACTGAACCGGATGATGTATATAACTTGACGCAAGGAAATGCTCATGAAGTGAAGCAATCAAACGCAATAGCTGAATATTATCAGGAAATGTTAGGACAGTACACGAATGATAATAATATAACGATTAAGAATGCGGATTTATCAAAGTATGATGTTCAGCAAGTCATTGATAAAAACCTGCAGTATAGATTCCCTGTAGTAGTGTATAAAGATAATACAGCAAGTATAATCACCTCAAAAAATAGTCAGGGAAGTTATTGTATAAATGGAACGAGTTCTGCAATATCAGGAACATATAATATTATCGATACGTATTCGTATTTGTTATCAATAGCAAATAAAACAAATATAGTAAACTATGTTGCGGAAGGCGAATATTTATATGATAATATAAGGTTTACAAAGCCATATGGTTATGATAAGAATGATGTTGAAGTATATCAAAAGTTGGATTCAGGTTGGGGTAAAACAAATGTTGTTGAAGAACAGGAATGGTATGTAATACCAACGCCGGAGCCTGATTTAGAAATAGTAAGAGGAGTGAGAACAGAGTTTGACGGAGTAGTGCCAAATATATATAATGCAAATGAAAAATATAAGGTAAAGAAGTATGGAGATTTGCAAGAACGAACAGAAACATGGTACTATCCGTATTTGTTTAAGGCAACAAATATAGGAGCAATAGGAGGAGACGACCAAGGAAAAGTAAATGCAATAGACCCGGTTACAAGAGCGGAATTATTTAAAATATTACTGGAAAGCGCAGACGTAGAATTAGAAAATGCAAATCCAAATGCAGAGTATTGGGCGAGAAACTATATACGGTATATGACGCAAAATATAGATATATATGCAGGGAAAGCAATCGACGACAGTTATTTTTACAGTGAAATCCCAAGAGATGAGTCAGCATATATAATAAAGTCAGTATTTATGGGAGCAGTGGAAGATACAAAAGTACCAAACAAGTTATATACATATAGTGAAAACATGTCATGCGACCAAATGAGTAATTGGAACAGCAATAAGGGATTGAGTGATAAATGGAAAATAAACCAGTATTATTTAGAGGCGGTAAGGCAATTATACTGCAATAAAATAATGGTGGGAGACGGAAATAGCTTTAATCCAAAAGATACAATCACAAGAGCAGAGATGTGTAAATCAATAATGAGCTGTTTATTTACGCTGGACGAAGGATTGAAAAATGTAAGAGTTGTAAAGGACGGTGAAAAGACTGTATATATTATGCTTTATGATTCTGAGATGGAACCAAACCAAGATTATAACCTTACTATTTCAAGCCGTTATATGAATGATAAAGGCAGTGAATATCAATATACTCCTGAATTCTTTAAAAATTATTTTGATATGATAGGCAATAAAAAGGTTGGATTTGTAATTTCAATCCGTGACGTGGATTTTGACCAGGATACAATAGGGTATAATAAGTTCAACCAGAAGTATAATCAAGACATAACAGACGAGCGGATAAATAGTGTAATATCAAAAACAACAGATAGAGTTGCAAATATTATAAGTAATATGAAAAGCGGATTGACTTCAGCAAATTCAGGAAGAAGCGATAAAATTCAAATGCCAGAATTATATATAGGCACACCGCATCTTGCGCATACAGGAATAAATGATGAAGTGGAGTTTTCAACAAACCCGGAAAAAACAACAGAACAAGATTTGCTTGATAAATATATGTATGTAACGAATGTAATATATAACAATATTGCAAGTCGATTTGGTGAAGGGAATATAACAGGATTATATTTTGGAAGAGAAGACCCTGATAGCATGAAAGACGCTTATGGAAATCCAACGTTTGCATATAAAAACCGTTCTCAGATATCAGAATTTATACATAGAAAGAATAAAAGCCTGTTTTGGATTCCATACAGCACTAATGAAACTGAATGGACAAACATAGCGGAAGCTGCTAATACAGGTAAAACACTAAATACAAACGAAGATTTATTCGATATAGTTATGATGCAGCCGGGCTTGTTTTATTCAAATTATGAAGGTGGAGAAAGTGGAGTTGAAAGTTATAATGTAGAACTTGAACCGGACAATGGGTATTATAATGACCAGCTTAGAAAGGTAAAGGATTTGTATTTGAGTGCGGCAAATAATCAATTTTATATGTGTGGTGTGCCATATGGTCAAAAAATTACAAATACAATAATTTCATTTGAAATGGAATATGACATTTCATTGATAACAGGACGTATACACAATAGAGAACGTGTAAAATCTGCTCAAAAAGCAGATAACTTTATGGTAACATATAATAAATACAAAGATTTAATAAATGACGCTAATAAATCTTTTGCAATATACGCAGGCGGACCAAATGAACAGAATTATTCCGGCATTTACAACAATGAAGGCAATGAAATCTTAAAAAATAATAACAGACATTATTTTGTAAACCATCCATCATTTTTGGCTAGTTTAGATGCAGAAAAAACAGGAAACTATGATGATCCTGGTAGTAATATGCCATATTTTTCTTTCTATAATGGAAATATAAATGGAGTTCTAAATGAATACTATGCGGAGGATTATAATAAACTCATTTATGATATGACATGCGGTTTATTATATGGAGAAACAACATTTACACAAAAATGTAAAAATTATTTAGGATGGCAGTAA
- a CDS encoding FeoA family protein, whose protein sequence is MKTLKDAECGSTVKVVKLNGSGALKRRIMDMGITKGTAISVRKLAPLGDPMELRVRGYELSLRKCDAELIEID, encoded by the coding sequence ATGAAAACGCTTAAAGATGCAGAATGCGGCAGTACTGTCAAAGTTGTCAAACTTAATGGCAGCGGTGCATTAAAACGAAGAATAATGGATATGGGAATAACGAAAGGTACTGCTATAAGTGTTCGCAAACTTGCGCCTTTGGGAGACCCAATGGAATTAAGAGTAAGAGGTTATGAACTGTCTCTTAGAAAATGTGACGCTGAACTTATAGAGATTGATTAA